The following are from one region of the Roseobacter fucihabitans genome:
- a CDS encoding AEC family transporter yields MIEIFFKTVPFFALIGLGYWAGYTRFFTEEATAYLTKFVFYFALTAMLFRFSANLSLEDVWDPNLVAGYLAGTMAVYLIATLVGYLRKLDIATTAVEAQCAAIGNVGFLGVPMLTLLLGEAAIGPVMMALAVDLIVFSSLIVILITGSRDGRLQLGILRTVGLGLVKNPMIMAIVLGLMWSFFDIPIPAPANEFLAILGAAATPGALFAIGASLATKSAERLHIAGWLTFCKLGLHPLFVAIGVLYLFPADPYFAAVIIAAAALPVAGNVYILAQHYGVAPHRVSAAILVSTAVSILTVSGIIAVVAPT; encoded by the coding sequence ATGATTGAAATCTTCTTCAAGACGGTTCCCTTTTTCGCGCTGATCGGTCTGGGGTACTGGGCCGGTTACACCCGGTTTTTTACCGAAGAAGCCACCGCCTATCTCACCAAATTCGTTTTCTATTTTGCCCTCACCGCGATGTTATTTCGCTTTTCCGCGAACCTCTCGCTTGAGGATGTCTGGGACCCCAACCTCGTGGCGGGCTATCTCGCAGGCACCATGGCGGTCTACCTGATCGCGACGCTGGTGGGGTATCTGCGCAAACTCGATATTGCCACCACAGCGGTCGAGGCCCAATGCGCGGCCATCGGCAACGTGGGTTTTCTGGGTGTGCCGATGTTAACGCTGCTGCTCGGCGAAGCCGCTATTGGCCCGGTGATGATGGCACTCGCCGTTGATCTTATTGTATTTTCCAGCCTCATCGTCATACTGATCACGGGTTCACGCGACGGGCGTTTACAACTCGGCATCCTGCGCACGGTTGGTCTGGGTCTGGTCAAAAACCCGATGATCATGGCCATTGTTCTGGGTCTCATGTGGTCCTTTTTCGACATCCCGATCCCGGCACCTGCCAATGAATTCCTCGCCATTCTGGGCGCTGCGGCGACACCCGGTGCGCTTTTTGCCATTGGGGCGTCGCTTGCCACCAAATCCGCCGAACGGCTGCACATTGCGGGCTGGCTGACCTTTTGCAAACTGGGGCTGCATCCGCTGTTCGTGGCCATCGGCGTGCTCTATCTTTTTCCGGCGGATCCCTATTTTGCCGCCGTCATCATCGCGGCTGCTGCCCTGCCCGTGGCGGGCAATGTCTACATCCTCGCGCAGCACTACGGTGTCGCCCCACACCGCGTATCGGCAGCAATCCTCGTCTCGACCGCCGTCAGCATTCTCACAGTCAGCGGGATCATTGCTGTGGTGGCCCCGACCTAA
- the fghA gene encoding S-formylglutathione hydrolase, which translates to METISENACFAGTQGVYTHPSKSCACDMTFGLFLPQEAKDGPVPLLWYLSGLTCTHENAMVKAGAQAWAAEQGIALVFPDTSPRGDGVADDEAYDLGQGAGFYVNATETPWAAHFQMWDYVTKELPALLEESFALDMTRQAITGHSMGGHGALTMAMALPGRFRSVSAFAPISNPTASDWGRKQLTAYLGNNETAWASHDATLLMQDKGFDGPILIDTGTNDQFIDLLKPEALAAAVATRRQQATLRLQPGYDHSYFFVSTFMEEHVAFHADALYA; encoded by the coding sequence GTGGAAACCATCTCAGAAAACGCCTGTTTTGCAGGTACGCAAGGCGTTTATACGCACCCCTCCAAAAGCTGCGCCTGTGACATGACCTTCGGGCTGTTCCTCCCTCAGGAAGCCAAGGATGGTCCGGTCCCGCTGCTGTGGTATCTCTCCGGCCTGACTTGCACCCATGAGAACGCGATGGTCAAGGCGGGCGCGCAGGCCTGGGCCGCCGAGCAGGGAATCGCGCTGGTGTTTCCCGATACCTCACCGCGCGGCGACGGCGTTGCCGATGATGAGGCTTATGACCTGGGCCAAGGGGCGGGGTTCTATGTCAATGCGACCGAAACCCCATGGGCCGCGCATTTCCAGATGTGGGATTATGTGACCAAGGAACTCCCCGCGTTGCTGGAAGAAAGCTTCGCGCTGGACATGACCCGTCAGGCGATCACCGGCCATTCGATGGGCGGGCATGGCGCGCTGACGATGGCCATGGCATTGCCCGGACGCTTCCGGTCGGTTTCCGCCTTCGCGCCAATTTCCAACCCGACGGCCAGCGATTGGGGGCGCAAACAGCTTACTGCATATTTGGGGAACAATGAAACGGCTTGGGCCAGTCATGACGCAACGCTTTTGATGCAAGACAAGGGTTTTGACGGGCCAATCCTGATTGATACCGGGACCAATGATCAGTTCATCGATCTGCTCAAGCCCGAGGCGCTCGCCGCAGCCGTGGCCACGCGGCGTCAACAAGCCACGCTGCGCCTGCAACCGGGGTATGATCACAGCTATTTCTTTGTTTCGACCTTCATGGAAGAGCATGTCGCCTTTCACGCGGATGCGCTTTACGCATGA
- a CDS encoding folylpolyglutamate synthase/dihydrofolate synthase family protein: MSAATSDVILARMMALHPKIIDLTLDRVWRLLEALGNPQDNLPPVIHIAGTNGKGSTQAMIRAGLEAAGHRVHAYTSPHLARFHERIRVAGALISEADLTAVLDECYAANDGGNITYFEITTCAALLAFSRVPADYTLLEVGLGGRLDATNVVARPKITAITPVSIDHEQFLGDTIGKIAFEKAGIIKRGVPCVVARQEDEGLAVIEEVAECNGAPVQAYGQQWHVGPDRDRMSFQDDTGLLDLPRPNLPGAHQMMNAGTAIAVLRYLGFGPDVCEAAVTQARWPARMQHLNAGPLLKAAPEAEIWLDGGHNPAAGEALGSHLRSLPKRPTYLICGMLNTKDIDGYLRPLAAVAEGLVAISIPDEINTLPADVTAEAARRVGFEARTGSDVHGALSDIIAHTPHARILICGSLYLAGAVLRGMD; encoded by the coding sequence ATGAGCGCCGCGACCTCTGACGTCATCCTTGCGCGGATGATGGCCCTTCACCCCAAGATTATCGACCTGACGCTGGATCGTGTGTGGCGCCTGCTGGAGGCGCTCGGTAATCCGCAAGACAATTTGCCGCCCGTGATCCATATCGCCGGGACCAATGGCAAAGGATCGACCCAGGCCATGATCCGCGCGGGTCTGGAAGCGGCGGGGCACCGGGTGCATGCCTATACCAGCCCACACCTTGCGCGGTTTCACGAGCGTATTCGCGTTGCGGGCGCGTTGATTTCGGAAGCCGATCTCACGGCTGTTCTGGATGAATGCTACGCCGCCAATGACGGTGGCAACATCACCTATTTCGAGATCACCACCTGTGCGGCCTTGCTGGCGTTTTCGCGTGTGCCTGCGGATTATACGCTGCTCGAAGTCGGGCTTGGCGGACGATTGGACGCGACCAATGTGGTCGCCCGCCCCAAGATCACGGCGATTACGCCCGTGTCCATCGACCACGAACAGTTTCTTGGCGATACAATCGGCAAGATCGCCTTTGAAAAAGCGGGCATCATAAAGCGTGGCGTGCCCTGCGTGGTCGCACGGCAGGAGGATGAGGGGCTGGCGGTCATCGAAGAGGTCGCGGAATGCAATGGCGCGCCCGTGCAAGCCTATGGCCAGCAATGGCATGTTGGGCCGGACCGGGACCGTATGAGTTTTCAGGATGACACCGGGTTGCTTGATCTGCCGCGCCCGAATTTGCCCGGCGCGCATCAGATGATGAATGCGGGGACGGCGATCGCGGTGCTGCGCTATTTGGGGTTTGGGCCCGATGTTTGTGAGGCTGCGGTGACACAGGCAAGATGGCCCGCGCGGATGCAACATCTGAATGCGGGGCCGCTGCTCAAGGCCGCACCAGAGGCAGAAATCTGGCTCGACGGCGGGCATAACCCGGCTGCGGGCGAGGCGCTCGGTAGCCATCTGCGCAGCCTGCCAAAGCGCCCCACCTATCTGATCTGCGGGATGCTCAATACCAAGGACATCGACGGATATCTGCGCCCTTTGGCGGCGGTCGCAGAGGGGCTTGTGGCCATTTCCATTCCCGATGAGATCAATACATTGCCCGCCGATGTCACGGCTGAGGCGGCGCGCCGTGTCGGCTTTGAGGCACGCACAGGCTCGGACGTGCATGGCGCGCTGTCCGATATTATCGCCCATACGCCGCATGCGCGCATTCTGATTTGTGGATCGCTTTACCTCGCGGGGGCCGTTTTGAGAGGTATGGATTAA
- a CDS encoding TetR/AcrR family transcriptional regulator — protein sequence MTTTVETIRKGRKFDQVLEGARQVFMADGFEGASVDDIARAANVSKATLYSYFPDKRFLFMEVATTECQRQSRDALDSIDMEAEPREVLLQTGQHFLRFITSKFGQQIFRICVAESDRFPELGQKFYSSGPAVFRAEMAAYFEQAEARGQLHIEDRILAVDQFGELCKADVWPRLMFGMTKVVTTAEIDRVVEGAVETFMARYGV from the coding sequence ATGACAACGACTGTTGAGACGATCCGCAAAGGGCGCAAATTCGACCAGGTGCTGGAAGGCGCGCGACAGGTCTTTATGGCGGATGGGTTCGAGGGGGCCAGTGTGGATGACATCGCGCGGGCGGCCAATGTTTCCAAGGCGACGCTCTATAGTTACTTTCCCGACAAGCGGTTTTTGTTCATGGAGGTGGCGACAACGGAATGCCAGCGCCAGTCGCGTGACGCGCTGGACAGCATCGACATGGAGGCTGAACCGCGCGAAGTCTTGTTGCAAACGGGGCAACATTTCCTCCGCTTCATCACCTCCAAATTTGGCCAGCAAATTTTCCGCATCTGTGTTGCGGAATCCGACCGTTTCCCGGAGTTGGGACAAAAATTCTATAGCTCTGGCCCTGCGGTGTTTCGTGCCGAAATGGCGGCCTATTTCGAACAGGCCGAAGCGCGCGGGCAATTGCACATTGAGGACCGCATTCTGGCCGTTGATCAGTTCGGCGAGCTGTGCAAGGCGGACGTCTGGCCGCGGCTGATGTTTGGCATGACAAAGGTCGTAACGACGGCGGAAATCGACCGTGTGGTCGAGGGCGCGGTCGAGACTTTCATGGCGCGCTACGGGGTTTAG
- a CDS encoding ornithine cyclodeaminase family protein: MSVTVIPFEAGEAALDWVALTEALAAGHLLPKAEITDTFLYRDPDTLLNRAAWVDGLGLAVKSATIFPGNTGPTVPSVNGGVMLFSDDDGTLQAIIDFHLVTKWKTAGDSLLAARRLARPDSRNILIVGAGTQARGLHAAYRAAFPQAKFTVWNRTAQTARDMAATLPDMIASDNLEAAVRAADIVTCATMSTDPLIQGDWLQPGQHIDLIGAYRPDMREVDDTALTRARLFVDSLDTTVGHIGEIKIPIETGVITAGDIIADYYAPEAFKRGGNDEITLFKNGGGAHLDLMTSRYILDRWNADA; this comes from the coding sequence GTGAGCGTTACCGTCATTCCCTTTGAGGCTGGCGAGGCCGCTCTCGACTGGGTGGCTCTGACTGAGGCGCTGGCGGCGGGGCATTTGCTGCCGAAGGCAGAGATCACCGATACGTTTCTCTACCGCGATCCTGATACGCTGCTGAACCGTGCGGCCTGGGTTGATGGTCTGGGTCTTGCGGTAAAATCGGCCACGATTTTTCCGGGCAATACCGGCCCCACGGTCCCGTCGGTCAACGGCGGGGTGATGCTGTTTTCGGATGATGATGGCACCTTGCAGGCGATCATTGATTTTCACCTCGTGACCAAATGGAAAACCGCCGGGGACAGCCTGCTGGCCGCGCGCAGGTTGGCGCGCCCGGACAGCCGCAACATCCTGATCGTCGGGGCCGGAACGCAAGCGCGGGGCTTGCATGCCGCCTATCGCGCGGCCTTCCCACAGGCAAAATTCACTGTCTGGAACCGGACGGCTCAGACCGCCCGGGACATGGCTGCGACCCTTCCGGATATGATCGCAAGCGATAATCTGGAGGCTGCCGTGCGCGCGGCGGACATCGTTACCTGCGCGACCATGTCCACCGACCCGCTGATCCAGGGGGATTGGCTGCAACCGGGCCAGCATATTGATCTGATCGGGGCCTATCGCCCCGACATGCGCGAGGTGGATGACACCGCCCTTACGCGCGCGCGGTTGTTCGTGGACAGTCTGGACACCACCGTCGGCCACATCGGAGAGATCAAGATCCCGATTGAAACCGGCGTGATTACGGCGGGCGATATCATCGCTGACTACTACGCCCCCGAGGCATTCAAACGCGGCGGTAACGATGAAATCACACTATTCAAAAACGGCGGTGGCGCGCATCTTGATCTGATGACCAGCCGCTACATTCTGGATCGATGGAACGCTGACGCATGA
- a CDS encoding alpha/beta fold hydrolase, whose protein sequence is MIWFYLILTAIIARPLVQEALRKPVTQNLRDAAPGSFAQLSQGITHYQWYGPDNGPVAVCVHGLTTPSFVWRGLANGLALMGYRVLVYDLYGRGFSDRVRGAQDRAYFMQQLADLLADQGLEDDITLVGYSMGGAIAAIFAASQPDRIRHLILLAPAGMAPVATGFLTFAARTPVIGWWLMLSRYPAMLRKSHAAELADPTSVEGIDHLKEAELHRRGFFPAVRASLRGLLSEDLSSDHMTLYREKVPVLAIWGTADDVIPLSCSDRLAEWNSNVQNEVIEGGGHGLPYSHTIQVLDHIDRVLHQNA, encoded by the coding sequence ATGATCTGGTTTTATCTCATCCTGACCGCAATCATCGCCCGGCCGTTGGTGCAGGAAGCCTTGCGCAAACCTGTGACCCAAAATCTGCGCGACGCGGCTCCGGGCAGCTTTGCGCAGCTCTCTCAGGGGATCACGCATTACCAATGGTATGGGCCGGATAATGGGCCGGTTGCGGTCTGTGTGCACGGTTTGACCACGCCCAGTTTCGTGTGGCGCGGGTTGGCGAACGGGCTGGCCCTGATGGGGTATCGCGTGCTTGTCTATGACCTCTATGGGCGCGGCTTTTCGGACCGGGTGCGCGGGGCGCAGGACCGCGCGTACTTCATGCAACAACTGGCGGATCTTCTGGCAGATCAAGGGCTTGAGGATGACATTACCCTTGTGGGATATTCCATGGGTGGTGCGATTGCCGCTATTTTCGCGGCCAGCCAACCCGACCGCATCCGTCATCTCATTCTGCTCGCGCCAGCGGGTATGGCACCGGTGGCGACGGGCTTCCTTACATTTGCCGCACGGACGCCCGTGATCGGCTGGTGGCTGATGTTGAGCCGCTATCCCGCGATGCTGCGCAAAAGCCATGCTGCCGAACTCGCCGACCCCACCAGCGTGGAAGGCATTGATCACCTGAAGGAAGCCGAGTTGCACCGCCGTGGGTTTTTCCCCGCCGTGCGCGCAAGTCTTCGCGGCTTGCTGTCCGAAGACCTGTCCAGTGATCATATGACCTTGTACCGCGAAAAAGTGCCCGTTCTTGCCATTTGGGGGACTGCGGATGACGTCATCCCGCTCTCCTGCTCGGACAGGCTTGCGGAGTGGAACAGCAACGTCCAAAACGAAGTGATTGAGGGTGGCGGCCACGGTTTGCCCTATTCGCACACAATACAGGTTTTAGACCATATCGACCGTGTCCTGCATCAAAACGCCTAG
- a CDS encoding HAD family phosphatase produces the protein MKPKAVIFDIGNVLIEWQPERLYDAVIGEERRRAMFAQVDIIGMNELVDLGHPFKKTVYDQAEKTPKWGNEIRMWHDRWIEMASPVIDHSVRLMKALQAKGIPVFSLTNFGIDSYDFAATHYPFMRDFDRDFISGHMRLVKPDPQIYAQVETTSGLSGGELIFADDRPENIKVAKSRGWQTHLFEGPQGWADRLVDAGLLMREDAL, from the coding sequence ATGAAACCCAAAGCGGTGATTTTCGACATCGGCAATGTCCTGATCGAATGGCAACCCGAACGGCTTTATGATGCGGTTATCGGCGAAGAGCGACGCCGCGCGATGTTCGCGCAGGTGGATATAATTGGCATGAACGAACTGGTCGATCTGGGGCATCCGTTCAAGAAAACAGTCTATGACCAGGCCGAAAAAACCCCCAAATGGGGCAATGAGATCCGCATGTGGCATGATCGCTGGATCGAAATGGCAAGCCCGGTGATTGATCATTCGGTTCGCCTGATGAAAGCGTTGCAGGCCAAGGGTATACCGGTCTTTTCCCTGACCAATTTCGGCATCGACAGCTATGATTTCGCAGCGACGCATTACCCGTTTATGCGCGATTTTGACCGTGATTTTATTTCCGGCCACATGCGGCTGGTCAAGCCTGATCCGCAGATTTATGCGCAGGTTGAAACCACATCCGGCCTCAGCGGGGGGGAGCTGATCTTTGCGGATGATCGCCCGGAAAACATCAAGGTGGCCAAATCTCGCGGCTGGCAAACGCATCTGTTTGAAGGACCGCAAGGATGGGCGGATCGCCTGGTTGATGCGGGCCTTTTGATGCGCGAAGACGCGCTGTGA
- the mbfA gene encoding iron exporter MbfA, whose translation MSFSFPRKRFRDLNEQEILALAISCEEDDARIYRGYAESLRADFPDSAHIFDGMAQEEDGHRQRLIDLHRARFGDVIPLIRREHVAGYYQRRPVWLIENLGLERMRAEAEAMEREAERFYLNAAAQTRDAATRKLLGDLAAAEAEHQIVAGDLEARYLDADARQSEEEAAHRQFLLTWVQPGLAGLMDGSVSTLAPIFATAFATQDTWTTFLVGLAASVGAGISMGFTEAASDDGQLSGRGSPIKRGFASGIMTTVGGLGHALPYLITDFWTATVIAIIVVFVELWAIAWIQNRFMNTPFWRATLQVVVGGALVLAAGVLIGSG comes from the coding sequence ATGAGTTTTTCTTTTCCGCGCAAACGCTTCCGTGATCTGAATGAACAAGAAATTCTGGCGCTTGCGATCTCCTGCGAAGAAGATGATGCCCGCATTTACCGCGGCTATGCGGAGAGCCTGCGCGCGGATTTCCCCGATTCAGCGCATATTTTTGACGGCATGGCCCAGGAGGAAGACGGCCATCGCCAGCGTTTGATCGATCTGCACCGGGCGCGGTTCGGGGATGTTATTCCCCTGATCCGGCGCGAACATGTGGCCGGATATTACCAACGCCGTCCGGTTTGGCTCATCGAAAATCTGGGGCTGGAACGCATGCGCGCCGAGGCCGAAGCCATGGAGCGCGAAGCGGAACGATTCTATTTGAACGCCGCCGCCCAAACCCGTGACGCCGCCACGCGCAAACTGCTTGGCGACCTCGCCGCCGCAGAGGCCGAGCATCAGATAGTAGCGGGCGATCTTGAAGCCAGATACCTTGATGCAGACGCACGCCAGAGCGAAGAAGAAGCGGCGCATCGGCAATTCCTGCTGACCTGGGTGCAACCCGGTCTGGCCGGGTTGATGGATGGTTCCGTCTCCACGCTGGCCCCCATTTTTGCCACCGCCTTTGCCACGCAAGACACATGGACCACCTTTCTGGTGGGACTGGCCGCCTCGGTCGGCGCGGGCATCTCGATGGGCTTCACCGAGGCCGCATCCGATGACGGGCAACTTTCGGGGCGAGGCTCACCCATCAAACGCGGCTTCGCTTCCGGGATCATGACCACCGTGGGCGGGCTGGGTCACGCGCTGCCCTATCTGATTACCGACTTCTGGACGGCGACGGTCATCGCCATTATTGTCGTCTTCGTAGAGCTTTGGGCCATCGCCTGGATCCAGAACCGCTTTATGAACACGCCCTTCTGGCGCGCAACCTTGCAGGTCGTTGTCGGCGGTGCCCTTGTCCTAGCCGCTGGGGTGCTGATCGGTTCTGGGTAG
- the zapE gene encoding cell division protein ZapE — MDTLGNIYRNLVDAGELHADDAQLAVLPEFERIRAALNTPVKKSLFRKASEPPQGLYLWGGVGRGKSMLMDFFVQHLGDIPARRVHFHAFMQEIHTAMHEVRKSGVEDAIAPVARDVAASVRLLAFDEMQISDITDAMIVGRLFQALFEDGVVVVTTSNRVPDELYKNGLNRDLFLPFIALIKEKMNVIELASPKDYRQDRLAGQPVYFTPINGAARLTMDSVWDDLAGGAGTPLILKVKGRDVELSAFRNGVARAGFHDLCGKPLGPADFLAVAEAVKVLMIDGIPALSRDNFNEAKRFVTLIDALYEARVRLICSAAAKPEMLYLEGEGTFEFERTASRLREMGSEGWGT; from the coding sequence ATGGATACACTGGGCAACATCTATCGAAATCTTGTGGACGCGGGCGAATTGCACGCCGATGATGCGCAGCTTGCGGTCCTGCCGGAATTTGAACGGATCCGTGCGGCCCTCAATACACCCGTGAAAAAAAGCCTGTTTCGCAAAGCGTCGGAACCCCCTCAGGGGCTTTATCTCTGGGGTGGTGTGGGGCGCGGCAAATCCATGCTGATGGATTTTTTCGTGCAACATCTGGGGGATATCCCAGCGCGTCGCGTTCATTTCCATGCCTTCATGCAGGAAATCCACACGGCCATGCACGAGGTACGCAAAAGCGGGGTCGAGGACGCCATCGCCCCCGTGGCCAGGGACGTTGCGGCCTCGGTGCGTCTGCTCGCCTTTGACGAGATGCAAATCAGCGATATTACCGATGCGATGATCGTGGGCCGGCTGTTTCAGGCGCTGTTTGAGGATGGTGTCGTCGTGGTCACAACGTCCAATCGCGTGCCAGATGAGCTTTATAAAAACGGATTGAACCGCGATCTGTTTCTGCCCTTTATCGCGTTGATCAAAGAAAAGATGAATGTGATCGAACTGGCCAGCCCCAAGGATTACCGCCAGGATCGTTTGGCGGGGCAGCCCGTTTATTTCACACCAATCAATGGCGCGGCCCGTTTGACGATGGACTCTGTCTGGGATGATCTTGCGGGCGGGGCGGGGACGCCGCTCATCCTCAAGGTCAAAGGCCGCGATGTGGAATTATCCGCCTTTCGCAATGGCGTGGCGCGCGCAGGGTTTCACGATCTATGCGGTAAACCCCTGGGGCCGGCGGATTTTCTGGCAGTGGCCGAAGCGGTCAAGGTTCTGATGATCGACGGTATTCCCGCGCTGTCGCGCGATAACTTCAACGAGGCGAAGCGGTTTGTGACGCTGATTGATGCGCTCTATGAAGCGCGTGTGCGGCTGATCTGCTCTGCGGCGGCCAAACCGGAAATGCTCTATCTGGAGGGCGAAGGCACGTTTGAGTTCGAACGCACCGCCTCGCGCCTGCGCGAAATGGGGTCCGAGGGCTGGGGCACTTAA
- a CDS encoding YaiI/YqxD family protein, with product MSALYIDADACPVKAEAEKVATRHRIKMFVVSNGGLRPSQNPLVETVIVPDGPDVADMWIADRCGPGDVVVTGDIPLAAKCVEAGAQVLKHNGEALSAANIGNVLATRDLMTDLRAADPFRQGGGKGFTKADRSRFLDALERSLRAAKSKI from the coding sequence ATGAGCGCGCTTTACATCGACGCGGACGCCTGCCCGGTCAAGGCGGAGGCGGAAAAGGTCGCAACCCGCCACCGGATCAAGATGTTCGTGGTCTCCAATGGGGGCTTGCGCCCCTCGCAAAACCCACTGGTCGAAACGGTGATCGTGCCCGATGGCCCCGATGTGGCAGATATGTGGATCGCGGATCGTTGTGGTCCCGGTGATGTCGTGGTCACCGGGGACATCCCGCTGGCCGCGAAATGCGTGGAGGCCGGAGCGCAAGTGCTCAAGCACAACGGCGAGGCGCTCAGTGCTGCCAATATCGGCAATGTGCTGGCCACGCGTGATTTAATGACCGACCTGCGCGCGGCTGACCCGTTTCGACAGGGCGGCGGCAAAGGTTTTACAAAGGCGGATCGCTCCCGTTTTCTGGATGCATTGGAGCGGTCGCTGCGGGCCGCAAAGTCGAAGATTTAG
- a CDS encoding MFS transporter: MQTRTPLMTPVLIVGCVIIIVSFAIRSTFGVFQIPIAEEFGWLRAEFSLAIAIQNLAWGVGQPLFGALAEKIGDRKSIVLGAIIYALGLMLSAQSSTPAEHQLYAWLIGFGIAGTGFGVILAVVGRAASDENRSMSLAIVSAAGSGGQIFGPPTAEWLLGFMTWQSTFMLFAAAIILVLLTLPMMRAPVMASKSELDESLGQILVKAFRDPSYTFIYLGFFSCGYQIAFITAHFPAFVTELCGPITPGGTLDNMGISTTSALGAVSISLIGIANIGGTLLAGWAGKHYSKKYLLAGIYTGRTIIAALFIIFPITPESVILFSFAMGALWLATIPLTSGLVAHIYGLRYMGTLYGIVFLSHQLGSFLGVWLGGRMYDVYGDYTLVWWIGVGVGAFSAIIHLPIRERRLEGLRTA, encoded by the coding sequence ATGCAAACACGCACACCCCTCATGACGCCCGTGCTGATCGTCGGCTGCGTCATCATAATCGTCAGCTTTGCAATCCGATCAACCTTCGGCGTGTTCCAGATTCCGATAGCGGAGGAATTCGGCTGGCTGCGGGCGGAATTTTCGCTGGCCATTGCGATCCAGAACCTCGCCTGGGGTGTGGGGCAGCCGCTGTTCGGGGCGCTAGCGGAAAAAATCGGAGACCGGAAATCCATCGTTTTGGGCGCAATCATCTACGCGCTTGGCCTGATGCTATCCGCGCAATCAAGCACCCCCGCAGAGCATCAGCTTTACGCCTGGCTGATCGGTTTCGGCATCGCGGGCACGGGGTTTGGCGTCATCCTGGCCGTGGTCGGGCGCGCCGCATCGGATGAAAATCGCTCGATGTCGCTGGCAATTGTATCGGCGGCGGGCAGCGGCGGGCAAATTTTCGGACCACCCACGGCCGAATGGTTGCTGGGGTTCATGACCTGGCAAAGCACTTTCATGCTCTTTGCCGCCGCGATCATTCTGGTCCTGCTGACCTTGCCGATGATGCGCGCGCCGGTGATGGCAAGCAAATCCGAACTGGATGAAAGCCTCGGGCAAATTCTGGTCAAGGCCTTCCGTGACCCCTCCTATACGTTCATCTATCTTGGGTTCTTTTCCTGCGGCTATCAGATCGCCTTTATCACCGCGCATTTCCCCGCCTTCGTGACCGAATTATGTGGCCCGATCACACCGGGCGGCACACTCGATAATATGGGGATCAGCACCACGTCGGCCCTGGGTGCGGTGTCTATTTCGCTAATCGGGATCGCCAATATCGGCGGCACCCTATTGGCCGGATGGGCGGGAAAACACTACTCCAAGAAATACCTTCTCGCGGGCATCTATACCGGGCGCACGATCATCGCGGCGCTGTTCATCATCTTCCCGATCACGCCCGAAAGCGTCATCCTGTTTTCCTTCGCTATGGGCGCGCTGTGGCTGGCAACAATCCCTCTCACCTCCGGGCTCGTGGCGCATATCTATGGGTTGCGCTATATGGGTACGCTTTATGGGATCGTCTTTCTGAGCCACCAGTTGGGCAGTTTTCTTGGCGTCTGGCTCGGCGGGCGCATGTATGACGTCTACGGCGATTACACGCTGGTCTGGTGGATCGGTGTCGGCGTCGGGGCCTTCAGCGCGATCATCCACTTGCCGATCCGCGAGCGCCGTTTGGAAGGGCTGCGCACGGCCTAG